DNA from Onychomys torridus chromosome 1, mOncTor1.1, whole genome shotgun sequence:
GAGCCTGACCATGCTGAGGCCTTGTGAAGTTCCAGTCCACAAAACTGTGAGGAAAATCACACAGTGTGGAAACAATTCACTCATGCAGACCAAGGCAGGTGACTCATACTGGGGGTGCGTGACTAGCAGGTATGGACACATGACGGATGGGAAAGGGAAGTGACATGGTAGGTAGCCAGAGGATAAgtgagtgaaaggagaaaggagagaggctgGAGGGTACATGGATAGGGATTTTGGAGTGTAATGATGAAACACCCGGGAAGAGTGGTGGGGTGAGTATTTAGAACAGGCAGGGCAGAACAGAATAGGCTTCACTTGGATAGAAGGATGGAACAGTTGAGATGGGAAGGAAGTACTGGAAAGTAGACAGAGaggggctgggaatatagctcagttgggagGGTGCTTCAGCGTGCAAAGAGCCCTGGGTGTGACCCCCAGCACCACCACAAATGAACGGGTGAATGTGctgatacacacctgtaatcccagcacttaggaggcagaggtaggaggaccaggagttcaaggtcatccttggctacttagtgagttagagtccagcctggctaagagaaagggagagagggagggagaaaggaggaagaagaggaagaggagaagaaagaagaaaagagaacagaaaagaagataGAACAtccaggaaagaaaggtaaaggatggacagacagagggacaaaggaagCCCAAAGTCAAAAACAAGAGTCCATGACACCCTGGTGTGATCTCCAGGGTGTGCCTTGTAGTGCTGCATCTAGCTTCCCAGTTTTTTGGAACTTACTTCATAAGgttaattaaaatattcaatttaATTGAGGGGGGTTGGGGCCACGCCTGGAATATACTAAGAGCTCCACTACCGCTTGATATTTTATGGTTCTTGTTTTGCAGAAGGTAAGAGGGTGACTCAGAGGAGAAAGATGAGGTAGACAGTGGGAGTAGGAACTGAAGAGAGAAGTGGGGTAGACTAGCAGGTGAacagggagcagaggaagaaaaaaagaagggacaATATGTGCCCGTGACCAGACCTGGGAATTAAATATGTGAGAGAGCAGACAGGGGCGTGGTCGGTATTTCTGAGGGGAGCCAGGAGGAAAGGAGCAGCTGGGTAGGTGACTTTACTGGGACATGAATGGTGGAAGCAAGGGCGGGAACTGGCAGATAGATTCTTTGTAGGATGGAGGCTGCTCCTCCCATGATGCCTCTCACCTGTGTGGATTGCACCTTTAGACAGCTTGGGTGAGACCTGTCCTGGCAAGCATCTCCATCCATCCTCTAGATTCTCTCACTCTGAACCTCCCTCCATCGGGACAGTCTGTTGACTATGGGTCTCAGATTTGGGAACTCCCTGTCTGTAGATTCAACTAAAGCTACCGATCAAaacaatattcaaaacaaagtggAATCTGTGCTGAATGTGTAGGCTGGTTTTCCGAAGTGATTCATAAGAACAACTGCTCTCTTCCTCTTAGTAGGGTTGTATATCACTTAGAGACGATGTTGAGATCatctgagcatgtgtgtgggtcCCACACACATGCTGGGCTGTTTTAAATAAGAACTTGTGCATCCACAAACAGGGAACTAATCCCCTGTGTGaataaatactaaatactaaAGGAAGGGCTAGgccttccacccccacctccctggaCAACCCAGTATCATTAGGAAGCTTCTCCCATTTGGGCTCCAAGTTCTATCTCTCTGCATCCTTAGTCTGTCCCCACGTGGAAATTTCATCACATGAACCCACACATAGTAGATGACAAAACCCTCACTGTGGAAAACAAGGCTGTGCCTCAGGCATGTCTGGTCCCTGTTTCCCTCTCCTGTTTCAACCACACAGGCTGTGGAACCTTGCCCCTGGGCTTCTGCAAGGTCTAGTCCTCATCCTGTGACACACTTTCTCAGACACACATGTCTATGGCCTGGACCACCTTGGGCTTACACGCAATACACCAACATGGACTTCTGTCTGAGCCCACCTTATATGAGATAGCAATCCCAGCCACTCTCCTCAGTCTTCACAGACAGCAGTGAGTTTCATCTTCACAGTGAGTTTTATGATGGTCTGGTTTCCTGCTACAGGGAAGGCTCCTATGGTCAGGGGCACTGTGGCCGGTCACCCCTCACATACTGGGCAGTTATCTGCTCCATGTGAAGTAGGGCAGTGGGAGAGTGCTGTGGCATTCCCATGAACCTATGACTACATGgcggactagggagatggctcaattcATGTAAACTGTTTGCCAAGCAAGCAACAAGTCCTGCCTTTGAGCTGAGGAACCTGTGCttaacatcaaaaacaaaaaaccagggaggggctggagaaatgactcagaacacttgctactcttgcagaggacccaggttcagctcccagcacctaaagggtggttcacaaccatctgtaactccagttccagggcatctgacagcctcttctgacctccttgggcaccaggcatgcacatggcacacatacatacactcaggcaagatacacatgcacatgaaatcaataaatctaaaaacatatttttcaaaCTTCAGGCATAGCAGCACACATGCCTATAactcagcactggagaagccaaggcaggcagatctctagagTTTGATGGCTATCCAGTCTAACTTAACCAGTGAACCCccggtcccagtgagagaccttgtcccaGAAGACAAAGTGGgggtctgaggagatggctctgtggataatgGTCCTTGCTATCAAGCTGAACAatgtgagttcagtccctgggattcccttggtggaaggagagagtaagctccacacaatacacacaagtgtgtttcatgcacacacaaaattgtGTCatatttttgcttgcttgtgcattgcacacacaaatatgcaaacaTACATTCCATACAtgaacatgaatacacacataacCCAACACAGACATGGAAGTGAAGGGAGATGGATAAACATGTGGACACAGGGCAAGTTCATGGACAGAAGAGGGTGAGGAGGCggcaagaagaggaggaaaaaacatGATAGGTGTGTGGGTGACCAAGGgtggaggaggcagctggtcTGTGTGCAGTGGCAGGGTGACCATGGgggcaggaaggacagaagaacaactgggcaggacacagatggagacagaatgtagaaagggaaagaaggaagataaGCCCGGTAGATTACTGGATGAACCGTTAGTAGGATTTGTAGTGATGCtggtgggttttttcttttttctttccccttttcttccttcctttctttcctttttgttctcttttttaaagactatgtaactgaggctggccttgaattctaaatcctcctgcctctgactcccgaatGTTAGGATTTTAGGTATGCAGCACCAAATCTGATGCATCTAGGGTGTGTCGATGTCTAAGAACAGGAGAGGGCAGAACATGAGGGAGCACAGGGAGAGCAAATGAGCACACGGCTGAAATGAGTGTGCAGTCAGGCAGTGAGAGTGTGCAAGCACGATCACACACACAGGGACTGATAAATTATtggatgagacagacagagacgttgggggagaggagagagtgaaGAAGATATAGGAGAGTAGATGTTTGGGTGGACCTAAAGCTGGAGGAAAGACAGAGGTTTGAGGCTGATAGATCTGAATGTTGATAGAGGGATGTGAGAGTAAAATTCTACACAGTGGAGGGGGGGAGCAGAGGGTAGGAAGGTTGGAATGAAGAgaggatgtatgtatgtatgtatgtatgtatgtatgtatgcatggatggatggatggatggatggatggatggatggatggatagatgagttCAGCCTGTGAAGTTGAAGGGGAGACtacaaaagaggagagaaaattaATGTGGACAAATGGGTACATGGgtagaaaatagaagaaaaaagggTAGAAGGATGGATGAACTGAAAGGGGAAAGATGCAAATGAGGAAGGCGAGGAAAATGCATGCATGGCTACTTGGTGTGATAGAAGGGAGGACGTGGCAAAGCATGAATAGATGGAAGGCAGTGCTGGTGAGCGAAATGGGAGTGTCCTGAGAAAATGACTTTACAGAATAGTTTACCGGATCGGTATTAAAGTTGGTAAGGATGGAATGGGGCAGCAGAGGAGAGAGTTAGAATGGCTGTGTGTCAACAGATGAGTGGAAGGCTGATGCTGTCTGGAGGTGGTGAATGGAGTGGATCATGAATTGACACAGCCATGCATCACTTAATGAGGGGTATCTAAGAAACTCCAGATGGCCTCATCATCTGTTAACACCACAGAGTATATACATAAATCAACTATGACACTAGTAGGTGATATGTACGTGACCTGTTGTTGCCTGAAATGTCACTCTACTAATAGATGGAAAGGTGGGGGATAGGCTGTGAATGTGTAGAGGAGTGAGTGGATGAATAGTGGGTAGATGGAAAGACAGATGTGTGTGCAGATGAATGTTTAGGAAGATAGGTGTAgtgtggatagatggatggtagatgagtggatgggtgggtcAGTGGATGGGCTGatgtgtgggtggatggatgagtgtgTGGATGGGTAGAAGGGGGTGGATAAATGATagggtgggtgagtggatgggttAAATTGGTGAATGGACAGGTAAATGCTgactgggtgggtgggtagataggtAAGTGGGTGAACCGGTAGGTAAGTGGATAGGCAGATGGTTGGGTAAACAGATAAGTGAATAGCTAGATGTGAATGAGTGTGATTTAGATAGATGAATGGTACATGGGTAGATGAATGAAATAAatggatgggtgtggtgtggATAGATGGATAGCTCGATGAATAAGTGGAAGGATGGACAGCTGAACTAGTGGATGGACAGGTacatgaatagatggatggataagtaGATGAGTAAACGGGTATGgtgtggatgggtagatgggtaggtggatgggtggatggatgggtaagtGAACAGACGGAATGATAACAGTGATATTCAGAAAGGATGAGATGGACAGATACATAGAAACTGAACCAGAATCTACCCTCCTAATCTATTCTTTAAGGCTTTCCTGTGACAGGAAGTCCTCAGGCCTCCTGAGCTCAGATCAGGCATCTGCCACATGCTGGCTGCACTGCACTTCCTCTCCTGTCCTTCATGCCTCTGCTCCTCACAGAGGATGTCTGCTCCTTTCTCTAGGTAAAACTTTCCCTCACCCATCCTTCAAGGCCCATGGGAAATACTGCCTCTTCCCAGAAGCCCTTACCCTGAAGAACTCTACTTTGCCTCAAGCTCAGTGTGATGTTTCCCTTTTCTAAGACACTAGACTATCTATCCCATCTGATGGCACCCTCTGTCCAGCCAAATAATATTCTTAGACCATGATGATCACTATGCCTTGGGTACTGAAGGGTGGTCCTGGGGTGAGGCAAGCAAATGTGACCAGGGAAGGAAGACCCTAGAAGTTCTGCAGGAGAGACACAGGCTTCATACACAAGAGAGGATACCTGTGAGCCAGTGTGTGCACATAGCTCAGTATTTCCCCCAGAAAAGGTGTAATGACAAACTATGAAGGGACTTGAATACCAAAATTGGATCCTGGATACTGTGCAGCTAACAGTGAGGCTGTGTGATTATGAGGCAGTGTATGGAGTCTGCATGGAGACTTGATCTACTGGATCTTGCTCTTCCCTAGATACAGAGCAGCCTGCACAGAGCTGACCTGACCCATGTGGTTGGAGGAGTGGGTGGTGGCCTGATGGGATATGGACAGACAGGGCAGGCAAGAATGCCATCATCTCACACtagcctgccagccccacctgatCACATGGTGGCTTGAACAGTGTTGTCTCTATTGTGAACAGATGAGGGGATGGGATCAGCTAGGAAAGATGGCTGGAAAAGCAGCCAAGTCCTCCTGAACCCTGGTACACCTGCTGTCCTTGGACATGCTTGCATTGGGCTGCATGAGTGGCAGGTGCAGCTGGTCAGGAGGCTGCAGCTAGATACACAGGTGGACTGATTTCCAGGCATCAGGTCAGAGTTAGCCTGGTCTATGCTGACTCTGCACATCCTTCCAAGAAGCCCTGAGGCCTGACCACTGTCACCTGAGAAGATCTTAGGGAGCAAAACAAGGGAGAGAGATTaagctctctctcctccccaaagCATCAACTTCACATCCCAATACAAACCCATAGCCATCCAGAAATGCCTGACCTACCTACAACCCACACCAGATGGGCTACCCTGCCCAGCCAGCCGGATGCAGCCTGAGccaggggaggaggggacagctCCCGGACCAGAGCCCAGGCAGCCGTGCCCAAATCCTCAGGCTGTAGACAGTGCAGGGAAAGAGGGCACCAGGGGAGGCTATGTTCCACTAACAACCTGGCAATGGTGCCCTCTGCCCAGCACTGCCCCAGAGAACAAAGTTGAGCTGATCTTAGGACATCCCAAGTTCCTAGGTCTCCTCGTGCTGCCTCTcagcacaagcatgcatgcatacacacacacacacacacaaacacacacacacacacacaaactgtggtGCATGTATATGCAAACACATATTGACTCACAATATTTTCATGCACACATATTATACTCAAACGTGTCCACTCACAATATACCTACATGTTGGCTCCCCTTGCATGCAATTGGACATACATTTCTACCTATGttcatgcacacttacacacaattGCATTtgctcacacatgcatatgtgcatgcacatgattATAGGCATACAATAACGCTCAGACATATGCTCAAGTGTGTGTTCAAACCCAAACCCATATAAATATACCCACCCATGCAACAAACTCAAATGCACCCACTCATACTCTCCACACATTTGGTAAATTACAcatatgtgagcacatgtgtacacacatggaaTCTCAtgctctcacagacatgcccactcATGTACACAACTCCCATGTGGTAAAGCTCAAGGTGAGGAACCCAGGCCTGGAGATGAAGGTATGAAGATGGTATGATATGCTGAGCATAGGTCAGGAAGAGGtggggagaacctggtggccaggcaTGTGATATAGGGCAAGGTGGGGCTCGTGTCTGCAGATGAATTGTGGGCTGAGCTGCCTGGGCAGCCTTCCTCTCGGTCAGTCTTGTCCTCACTTTTTTAGTCCCTGCAGCACCCTGCTGCTCTCCCAGACCCTGGTACCCCTCCTTGTTGGGCAGCTGCAATCTCTGGACTGCATTTGGCTTGGCCCATTCAAGCCTGGGCTCAGGAAGTGATGATCTGTGTAATTGTGAGCCAAGCCCTTCCTTCCGGAGATGCAGGATGGGAGGAGGGCACCCAGGCACTATCCCCGCACCCGGCTGGTGGGGCTCCAACAGACCAAGGTTGCTCAGTCCTCACCTGGGACACAAGGGCTGAGCCGCTCTGAAGCTACCTATCACAGCTCCCCTTAGGCCCACGCAGTGTTCATTTCTCTCACTTTGCTGTGGGAAGGGTTAGGAGTAAGAGTGGTCGAGGGGTCCCACAGCCTTGCTGCACTGTTTGTTCCCAGCCACCCTCGGTGCAAAGGGGAGTTGTAGCCACTGTGGGTGCAGAATAGGTGGGGGGTACGATGAGTTTTCCAACTTTTCCCCTGGGCCAGCCTTTGGCCTTCCACCACACACCTGGCTGGGTAGGCATAAGTGTCTGGCAACAGATCCCCCAGGGAAGGGCTGACATAAGAGGTTCTGCAAGGGCCCTGAGACCACCCCTCTGCTTTCCACAGCCACGGGATTTCAACTCCTTTGGCTCCATGAAAGGCTCCATCCCATTTACCTAGGTGTGGCTACTGGCCGTGTTGACTCCCATGTCCCCTGACGGAGGAGAGGACCTTGAGCTCTGAATGCCTGCTCCCAACGACTTAACTAAGTTAGTTGGACAGAGAAGACAACCCTACCCCACTCCCCAAGCTGAATCAAGCTTTCTCAGTTTAGGAAAGGGAAGTGGCCATTTGCTGCAAGTCCAGACCTGGCCAACAACCTTACCTCCCTGAATCCATAACAGATTTCCTGGCTGGGCTTGCATGCTCTGCCCTGGGCTCCACTACATGACATTCCATCTTGCTAGTCCCATTAACCCTGTCCCGCTCCCCTGCCCAGGCTCACTTTGAGGGAGTAGGCCAGAGCAATGAAGCCCAGGCAGCAGAAGTTGAGGTAGACGAAGTTGAAGATGGACCACAGATAGTAGTCGTTCACCTCCGTGGTGTCGGGGTAGACCTCGATGACTGTTGTGGGGTTCGTCATGGTCTTCTTCTCAGCTAAGTGCTTGCAGGCCGGGGGGACACCTGATGCCCGAACGCTGTCAGTCTTGCTGCTTTTAGATTCCATGGGGAACAGAGTGGGCGCCATGGGGGGCGAGGCCGAGGGCTCAGGGGCTGGGGCCGCTGCAGCCTGCAGGGCGGGAGGCTTGGACACACAGGTGAAACAGCCCTTGGGTGAACCTGCTGGTGGCCTGGGAATCCAGAAGGCCCCGTCCAGGGGGACTCGGGCTTCCTGGGTGCCGTCCGTGGTGCTGGCCGGGGCTCCCAGCAGGGCTGGGGACTGGCTGGGGCCCTGGGcctggagggagggacagagtgagGAGGAGCTGGGTCCTGAGTGCCCAGTAGCACCCACCCTGGAGCCTCACAGCATCTCCCCTGCAGCCCTATAAATGGCCTTCGGGAGATGGAAATCCCTGCGAGCTTGCCAGCTGCCAGCCTGCCTGCCACCTGCCTCCCCCACCCAGCCGGCCACGGCCAATACCAAAGCCATTCGCAGTAGCCTTGGCAAACACATCGGGGCTTTTCATCGCGTTGCCATCTGCATCCACTGACACACACAACAGCACCCCCTCAGCACCCTGCCTGACACCCTGTTGCGAATAAGCAGAGCTCCCCTGCATCCCCACGCACTCAGGGTATTCAGACCTACAGGGACACTGCTCTAGTCACCGACTGGCGGAATGAACAGCTCTTGCTGAAGCACATACACACCAAGACGCACCACAGACATCATCACCCGCCCGAGCTCTCCAGTCCCAACACACCCGCGCGCCCAGACGCGCCGGGTAAACAACTGCCCACCAAGAAGCGCAGCACTACACACATCGCCCCACAGGCTCAGACATAGCTCCGGAAGATACACGCAGGTGCAGGGCTCCAAACTCTCGCACATCgccacccacccccccaccccaccccccgcccacCAAACCAGGCAGAAAGAGACACCTGGTACCCTAAGAGCGCACACGGTCACACGGAGCCACTCACCTCCCCCCTGCACCCGTGCCACCAACAGACCCACAATGACACTCAGCGAAATGGACACTTCTAAGGGACAGCTTGGCGCCGGAGCCCTGCGCCACAGGGCGCACCTGGCACCCGTGAGGAGATAGCAGGGGGCAACGGCCGAGCTGGGTGGCCACTGGTCTGACCCCGGGGCTGCAACAGCCACCAGGACCGCTCACCTACTGGCGACGCGGCAGCGACTGGGCCAGACCCCTGCGCCTAGGAGCGCTCGTCCTTCCGCCGTCCCGGGCCGCTGTCTGTCCGCTGATCGCGTACCAGCGGCCCAAGCTTGGGGGCGGGGAGCGAGCGGGGCTGGCGCCGCTGCCTCCCCCGCTGCCCGCGCGCGCTCCGCAGCGCCAGGCCGGCCGCGGCAGCAGCCAGAGCCTGACTCACAGCGTCGCAGACACCTCCGCCTCCTCCCTAGGAAGGGAGAGGGCCCTCGAGCACCAAAGCCAGGAAGGACCCCGGGAAGTGGAGAGCTGGGACCCATGCAAACCAAGAGTTGTGTGGCTCCCATATCCACCGACCTCGGAGCTGCTGCCCTAGGCCACCTGTCCTCATATTCTCCCGCGGGTGGGACCTCAGGTGCCCGACAAGTCTGTCTGCTGAGTACTCCTCCTTGTTTCCAAGGCTGATTCCCTCCCTTTCCCTGTATTTCTCCCACTGAGCCTTACTAGCTCCAAGACCTGTGCCTTCAGAACCACTTGCCCTGGAACCTCTTCCTCTTGCCCTGTTGAGTCCCACCTGCCACCCTCAGTCTCCGTGGTAGCCCTTGCACTTTCCCCATGAGGCCCTGTCCTGATATCGGCTTCCCAAGCTCCCACTCACCTCTTCCTCGATCCTGCACAACTGGACTCCATCCTTACTAGTGGCTAAGCCCCTGTCTGAGCTGGTCCAGTCCCCATCCCTAATCGGACTTCCTTTTGGAGTCTCTGGGTCCCTTGAAGCCTCCTGACTGCAGATCACAGTTCCTACCCAAATGGGATGCAACACACCCAACCTCAGTGGAATACTCATCTTTGTTCAGTCCTGTCTCTCAAGTCCCTCAAGGTCAATGTCTAAGGTTTTTCCTTCTGAGCCCACCAAGTCCAGGGCCTTCACCAAGAATCTTCAGAATGCCCCCCCATATCCCATCCCCCAACTCAATTCCAGTCCTGCTGGATTGGAGATCTCCCAAGTCTGACCCCACCAAAGCCTGGTTCATTCATGCTAATCCTGTTCATCATAAATCCAGCTTGAAGAATCTGACCTATAACAGGCTGGCCTG
Protein-coding regions in this window:
- the Ifitm10 gene encoding interferon-induced transmembrane protein 10, giving the protein MCPVFSEIRAGVLQGLAGLLETNVIKGLCTKAEDSSSLPCGPEAELHCQGGGGGVCDAVSQALAAAAAGLALRSARGQRGRQRRQPRSLPAPKLGPLVSGPGGCCSPGVRPVATQLGRCPLLSPHGCQAQGPSQSPALLGAPASTTDGTQEARVPLDGAFWIPRPPAGSPKGCFTCVSKPPALQAAAAPAPEPSASPPMAPTLFPMESKSSKTDSVRASGVPPACKHLAEKKTMTNPTTVIEVYPDTTEVNDYYLWSIFNFVYLNFCCLGFIALAYSLKVRDKKLLNDLNGAVEDAKTARLFNITSSALAASCIILIFIFLRYPLTDY